A stretch of Fundicoccus culcitae DNA encodes these proteins:
- the atpA gene encoding F0F1 ATP synthase subunit alpha, whose product MRQFQKRDTIEEIGTITYIGDGIARAVGLDNVMAGEMVEFANGTTGMVQNLESHDVGIIIFGDYVDIHEGDLVRRLGKIMEVPVGDALLGRVVGPLGNPIDGLGEIQSTQMRPIEFEAPGIMDRQSVKEPLQTGIKAIDALVPIGRGQRELIIGDRKTGKTSLAIDTILSQKEENVICIYVAIGQKESTVKNIVSTLQNYGAMDYTIVMTANAAQPAPLLYLAPYAATAMGEYFMYKGQHVLIIYDDLSKQAAAYREMSLLLKRPPGREAYPGDVFYLHSRLLERSGKLNDALGGGSMTALPIVETQAGDISAYIPTNVISITDGQIFLESDLFFSGIRPAINAGLSVSRVGGAAQIKAIKQVSGTLRMDLASYRELEAFSSFGSDLDASTQQRLNRGKRTVEVLKQPLHKTVAVEKQVVMFYALNEGYLDSLPIQSITEFEQQFYYYLETNYEAVLNDIKTTQALPDKELLNHIIESFITEYTVK is encoded by the coding sequence ATTCGCCAATTCCAAAAACGTGATACCATTGAAGAAATTGGAACAATCACATATATTGGAGACGGAATTGCACGTGCAGTTGGCTTAGATAATGTCATGGCTGGCGAAATGGTTGAGTTTGCCAATGGCACCACCGGAATGGTTCAAAACTTAGAAAGTCATGATGTCGGAATTATCATTTTTGGTGATTATGTCGATATTCATGAAGGGGATTTAGTTCGCCGTTTAGGTAAAATCATGGAAGTCCCTGTTGGTGATGCTTTATTAGGTCGTGTCGTTGGACCGTTAGGTAATCCGATTGATGGTTTAGGTGAGATACAATCTACGCAAATGCGTCCGATTGAATTTGAAGCCCCTGGTATTATGGATCGTCAAAGCGTTAAAGAACCTTTGCAAACAGGGATTAAAGCGATTGATGCCTTGGTTCCAATTGGTCGTGGTCAACGGGAATTAATTATTGGCGACCGCAAAACGGGTAAAACAAGTTTAGCAATTGATACGATTTTGAGTCAAAAAGAAGAAAATGTTATTTGTATTTATGTAGCTATTGGACAAAAGGAATCAACGGTAAAGAACATTGTTAGCACCTTGCAAAATTATGGTGCCATGGACTATACCATTGTTATGACAGCTAATGCGGCCCAACCAGCACCCTTACTCTATTTAGCCCCTTATGCAGCTACGGCTATGGGTGAGTATTTTATGTACAAGGGTCAACATGTGTTAATCATTTATGATGACTTATCCAAACAAGCGGCGGCTTATCGTGAAATGAGTTTGTTATTAAAACGTCCTCCTGGTCGTGAAGCTTATCCTGGGGATGTCTTTTATCTACACTCTCGTCTTCTAGAACGTTCTGGAAAATTGAACGATGCATTGGGCGGGGGTTCAATGACAGCTTTACCGATTGTTGAAACCCAAGCCGGGGATATCTCTGCCTATATTCCGACTAACGTTATTTCAATTACAGATGGACAAATATTTTTAGAATCCGATTTGTTCTTTTCTGGGATTAGACCGGCTATTAATGCAGGTTTATCGGTTTCACGTGTTGGTGGGGCTGCTCAGATTAAAGCGATTAAGCAAGTATCAGGAACTTTACGGATGGATTTGGCCTCATATCGTGAGTTAGAAGCTTTCTCATCTTTTGGTTCAGATTTAGATGCATCCACGCAACAACGCTTAAATCGTGGTAAAAGGACGGTTGAAGTCTTAAAGCAACCTTTACATAAGACGGTTGCTGTTGAAAAGCAAGTCGTAATGTTTTATGCCTTAAATGAAGGTTATTTAGATAGCCTTCCAATTCAATCCATCACGGAATTTGAGCAACAATTTTATTATTACTTAGAAACCAACTATGAAGCGGTACTCAATGATATAAAGACGACGCAAGCTTTGCCTGATAAAGAATTATTAAATCATATCATTGAATCATTTATCACGGAATATACGGTTAAGTAG